One genomic segment of Clostridium estertheticum subsp. estertheticum includes these proteins:
- a CDS encoding tetratricopeptide repeat protein has protein sequence MDSKTYFSEKLAALLFLEIKKNSKINDFVILNDIYFPVRTNEIIQKVKKKEDFKNIPVNLFIEGMFYVLGADEKFKYNEEYKKIINTVPNSTGFIKSVVFKEIKDENYEEAYIILKGLLVIEENTDNYDKIFLLVDKLRLNNIMFKEEELKLIEKAKTITNYSNPYLYEALVLNSENKHDLALMALRNYTMNGGEQTLDVVELKNSLETITGFEKAKELVQTDPKEALKILIPLIDQLGDRPDIYYHCAVCYRNLQNYEKAIYYLNEAVAIDKDLIEVINEFGINYACLENYEMAIQYFRKAFEVTKSIEICTNLVMCYLNVKNVEQARIHLDIAKKIDAKDEIVIDLEKLFAESK, from the coding sequence ATGGATAGCAAAACATATTTTTCGGAAAAATTAGCAGCACTTCTTTTTTTAGAAATAAAAAAGAATAGTAAAATTAATGATTTTGTAATTTTGAATGATATTTATTTCCCTGTGAGAACTAATGAGATAATCCAAAAGGTAAAGAAAAAGGAAGATTTTAAAAATATCCCAGTCAATTTATTTATAGAAGGAATGTTTTATGTTTTGGGAGCAGATGAGAAATTTAAATACAATGAAGAGTATAAAAAAATCATTAATACTGTACCAAATTCGACAGGATTTATTAAAAGTGTAGTATTTAAAGAAATTAAAGATGAAAATTATGAAGAAGCATATATTATTTTAAAAGGATTATTAGTTATAGAAGAAAATACCGATAATTATGATAAAATTTTTCTTTTAGTTGATAAATTAAGACTTAACAATATTATGTTTAAGGAGGAAGAACTAAAACTTATAGAAAAAGCTAAAACTATTACTAATTATAGTAATCCATATTTATATGAGGCACTAGTGTTAAATAGTGAAAATAAACATGATTTAGCATTAATGGCTTTAAGAAATTATACTATGAATGGTGGGGAACAAACTTTAGATGTTGTTGAACTTAAAAATTCATTGGAAACCATAACGGGTTTTGAAAAAGCAAAAGAGTTAGTGCAGACGGATCCTAAAGAGGCACTTAAAATTTTAATACCTTTAATAGATCAGTTAGGAGATAGACCAGATATATATTATCATTGCGCTGTTTGCTATAGAAATTTACAAAATTATGAGAAGGCAATATATTATTTAAATGAAGCAGTAGCAATTGATAAAGATTTAATTGAGGTGATTAATGAATTTGGAATTAATTATGCTTGCCTTGAAAATTACGAGATGGCAATACAATATTTTAGGAAAGCATTTGAAGTTACAAAATCTATAGAGATATGCACAAATCTAGTTATGTGTTATCTAAATGTAAAAAATGTTGAACAAGCAAGGATACATTTGGATATAGCTAAAAAAATAGATGCAAAAGATGAAATTGTGATTGATTTAGAAAAACTTTTTGCTGAAAGTAAATAA
- a CDS encoding phospho-sugar mutase, translating into MTYKDKYEKWINSNFIEAELKKEISQLQDEKEIEDRFYKDLEFGTGGLRGIIGAGTNRMNIHTIGKATQGLSDYLKSKYTEKISVTIAYDSRNMSIEFAKAAAETLCGNGISVNLFEELTPTPILSYAVRELKSKAGIVITASHNPKEYNGYKVYGEDGGQVTDEVAKDIITCVGSVEDFSKVKNMGFDNAKQNGMLKIIGENIYLSYMDKVKNLTIRKDLVNKYASDLKIIYTPIHGSGNLPVRRVLKELGYNNLFVVKEQEMPNGDFPTVPYPNPEEPKVFELALEMANDINPDIIFGTDPDCDRIGVVVKGDEGKYKVLSGNQTGVLLSNYILNSLSEMDQLPRDGVVIKTIVTTDMVDNISKKYNVEVLDVLTGFKYIGEKIKEFEKTCEKDFIFGFEESFGYLAGNFVRDKDAVIAAMLICEMTLYYKNKGLSLYDALIDIYKEHGYYKESLVSIELKGKDGADKISKILENLRNSKNEAINNTRILKKMDYKLGLEIDLISRTEKSIELPKSNVLKFVLEDGSWFVVRPSGTEPKMKIYLSVKGDSLENASKKIINLRENVMVIIDKAGTN; encoded by the coding sequence ATGACGTATAAAGATAAATATGAAAAGTGGATTAATTCAAATTTTATAGAGGCGGAATTAAAGAAAGAAATTTCGCAATTACAAGATGAAAAAGAAATTGAAGATAGATTTTATAAAGATTTAGAGTTTGGTACTGGAGGGCTAAGAGGAATAATTGGTGCAGGTACGAACAGAATGAATATACATACAATAGGTAAAGCAACTCAGGGTTTATCTGATTATTTAAAATCAAAATACACTGAAAAAATTTCAGTTACTATAGCATATGATTCAAGAAATATGTCAATAGAGTTTGCAAAAGCTGCTGCAGAAACGCTTTGTGGAAATGGTATCTCGGTGAATTTATTTGAAGAATTAACACCAACACCAATTTTATCTTATGCTGTTCGTGAATTAAAAAGCAAGGCTGGAATTGTTATTACTGCATCGCATAATCCTAAAGAATATAATGGGTATAAGGTTTATGGAGAAGATGGGGGACAAGTTACTGATGAAGTTGCAAAAGACATAATAACTTGTGTTGGTAGCGTAGAAGATTTTTCTAAAGTTAAAAATATGGGTTTTGATAATGCAAAACAAAATGGAATGTTAAAAATCATTGGAGAAAACATTTATTTGTCATATATGGATAAGGTTAAAAATTTAACTATAAGAAAAGACTTGGTTAATAAATATGCCAGCGATTTAAAAATAATTTATACTCCTATTCATGGATCTGGAAATCTACCTGTGAGAAGAGTTTTAAAAGAATTAGGTTATAATAATTTATTTGTTGTGAAAGAGCAAGAGATGCCAAATGGAGATTTTCCTACAGTGCCATATCCTAACCCAGAAGAACCAAAGGTGTTTGAACTAGCGTTAGAAATGGCAAATGACATTAATCCAGACATTATTTTTGGTACAGACCCTGATTGTGATAGAATTGGAGTAGTAGTTAAGGGCGATGAAGGAAAGTACAAGGTACTGTCTGGGAATCAGACAGGAGTATTATTAAGTAATTATATACTAAATTCATTAAGCGAAATGGATCAATTGCCAAGGGATGGTGTAGTAATAAAAACTATTGTTACTACAGATATGGTAGATAATATTTCTAAAAAATATAATGTAGAAGTGTTAGATGTGCTTACAGGTTTTAAATATATCGGAGAAAAAATCAAAGAATTTGAGAAGACATGTGAGAAAGACTTTATATTTGGATTTGAAGAAAGTTTTGGTTATTTAGCAGGAAATTTTGTGAGAGATAAAGATGCAGTTATAGCAGCAATGCTAATTTGCGAAATGACACTTTACTACAAAAATAAAGGTCTAAGTTTGTATGATGCTTTAATAGATATTTATAAAGAACATGGATATTATAAAGAAAGTTTAGTTTCAATAGAACTTAAAGGAAAAGATGGCGCAGATAAAATAAGTAAGATATTAGAAAATTTAAGAAATTCAAAAAATGAAGCCATAAACAATACCAGGATCTTAAAAAAAATGGATTATAAATTGGGTTTAGAAATAGATTTAATTAGCAGGACTGAAAAGTCCATCGAATTACCAAAATCAAATGTATTAAAATTTGTATTAGAGGATGGTTCTTGGTTTGTAGTTAGACCATCAGGTACTGAACCGAAAATGAAAATTTATCTATCGGTTAAGGGAGATTCTTTAGAAAATGCATCTAAAAAGATAATAAATCTAAGAGAGAACGTTATGGTGATAATTGACAAGGCAGGCACAAATTAA
- a CDS encoding aminotransferase class I/II-fold pyridoxal phosphate-dependent enzyme — protein MYRLNQNETPLFDALMEYVDRDTLPFHVPGHKKGLGADEQFKKFMGENPFKIDVTVFKLVDSFHHPTGPIKKAQELAADAYGADASFFSVHGTSGAIQAMIMSVVGSGDKIIVPRNVHKSITGGIILSGAVPVYMQPELDKKIGVAHGVSPETVEETLKNNPDAKAVLIINPTYYGVSTDIKKIADMVHEYDIPLIVDEAHGPHLKFNSRLPMSAMEAGADICAQSTHKIIGSLTQSSMLHVNSKLVSPARVKQLINLMHTTSPSYILMASLDCARRQIALNGTELLEKTIDLCNYVRSEVNKIPGFYCFGEEILNGFGTYDFDPTKITITCRELGITGYDLDMILSNKYHIQMELSDIYNILAVGSFGDTRDGMDQLLKALGEISYEYYGKGTKKIDFIDIPSIPEQVQIPREAFNSVNTAVEIKKSVGMISGEFLMAYPPGIPVLCPGERITQEIVDYVEKLKNTGLYVQGTEDPEVEYIKVVLEEDAVYITVD, from the coding sequence ATGTATAGATTAAATCAAAATGAAACTCCATTATTTGATGCTTTAATGGAATATGTTGACAGAGATACCTTACCTTTTCATGTACCTGGTCATAAAAAAGGTTTAGGAGCTGATGAACAATTCAAAAAATTTATGGGAGAAAATCCTTTTAAGATTGACGTTACAGTTTTTAAACTAGTTGACAGTTTTCACCACCCAACCGGCCCAATTAAAAAAGCTCAGGAATTAGCAGCAGATGCCTATGGTGCTGATGCATCATTTTTCTCAGTTCATGGAACTTCTGGTGCAATTCAAGCTATGATTATGTCTGTAGTTGGATCTGGCGATAAAATCATTGTACCTAGGAATGTACATAAATCAATAACTGGCGGTATCATTTTATCAGGTGCGGTACCAGTTTATATGCAACCAGAGCTAGATAAAAAAATAGGAGTTGCTCATGGGGTTTCTCCAGAGACAGTTGAAGAAACCTTAAAGAATAATCCTGATGCAAAAGCTGTACTTATAATTAACCCTACATATTATGGCGTTTCCACTGACATTAAAAAAATTGCAGATATGGTTCATGAATATGACATCCCACTTATAGTTGATGAAGCTCATGGCCCTCATCTTAAGTTTAATAGCAGATTACCAATGTCCGCAATGGAAGCTGGCGCAGATATATGTGCTCAAAGTACGCATAAAATTATAGGATCCTTAACCCAAAGTTCAATGCTCCATGTTAATTCTAAGCTTGTGAGCCCTGCTAGAGTTAAGCAACTGATAAATCTTATGCACACAACGTCACCTTCATACATACTAATGGCATCCCTTGATTGTGCAAGAAGGCAAATTGCATTAAATGGGACAGAGCTACTCGAAAAAACTATTGATTTATGTAATTATGTAAGAAGCGAAGTAAATAAAATACCTGGATTTTATTGTTTTGGTGAAGAAATTTTAAATGGCTTTGGAACTTATGATTTCGATCCAACTAAAATCACAATAACATGTCGTGAACTCGGCATAACAGGTTATGACTTAGATATGATACTTTCTAATAAATATCACATACAAATGGAGTTATCTGATATTTATAATATATTAGCAGTTGGATCCTTTGGTGATACAAGAGATGGAATGGATCAATTACTAAAGGCCCTAGGAGAAATAAGTTATGAATATTATGGTAAGGGTACAAAAAAAATTGATTTCATTGATATACCTAGTATTCCAGAGCAAGTTCAAATTCCTAGGGAAGCATTCAATAGTGTAAATACCGCTGTTGAAATCAAGAAAAGTGTTGGTATGATAAGCGGCGAATTCTTAATGGCTTATCCACCTGGTATTCCAGTTCTTTGCCCAGGTGAGAGAATAACACAAGAGATTGTAGATTATGTTGAAAAGTTAAAAAATACTGGATTGTATGTTCAAGGAACCGAAGACCCTGAAGTTGAATATATAAAAGTTGTTCTTGAAGAAGATGCAGTGTACATAACTGTCGACTAG
- a CDS encoding DUF523 domain-containing protein: MIIVSSCLCGINCRYDGSNNLDTRVLKLLNEGKALPVCPEQLGGLATPREPCEILNGSGLDVIEGKATIIGAKNNDITSSFLKGAYETLKIAEGIGATTAILKARSPSCGVSKIYDGTFSSTLRPGNGVAAELLLSKGIKVFTEEDLEDIKL, translated from the coding sequence ATGATTATTGTAAGTTCTTGTTTATGCGGTATTAATTGTAGGTATGATGGTAGTAATAATTTAGATACTCGAGTGCTTAAACTACTAAATGAAGGGAAAGCTCTTCCTGTTTGTCCAGAACAGCTTGGAGGTTTAGCGACTCCAAGAGAACCTTGTGAAATTTTAAATGGAAGTGGTCTTGATGTAATAGAGGGCAAAGCAACAATTATTGGAGCGAAAAATAACGATATAACTTCAAGCTTTTTAAAAGGTGCTTATGAAACTCTTAAAATAGCAGAGGGAATAGGAGCTACTACGGCTATTTTGAAGGCGAGAAGTCCCTCTTGTGGAGTTTCTAAAATATATGATGGAACATTTAGCAGTACTCTAAGGCCAGGTAATGGAGTTGCTGCTGAGTTATTGTTATCAAAGGGCATAAAGGTTTTTACCGAGGAAGATTTGGAAGATATAAAATTATGA
- a CDS encoding endonuclease MutS2, with the protein MNTKSLKVLEYYKIKEKIKAYTHTTAGKDIIDNLEPYTNVYEVKEHLQETNEALLLLSRKGSAPFEGIYDVRSAIIRASKEASLMPMQLIRIAQMLRCARLFQNYVGNKTDELSSRVLEDICIGIVPIKKLEDEIFMAIISDEEISDRASSLLFSLRKSLKDKNASVKDKVTSLVRTYARYLQESLYTIRGDRYVIPVKIEHKGSVPGIVHDQSSSGATLFIEPMSLVNLNNEIKEIMLKEKAEVERILAELSYKIYENINIVSNNANIVWELDFIFAKAGYALEINAIIPKVNEDGVIDITEARHPLIDPKVVVPSNIYLGGEFTSLVITGPNTGGKTVTLKTVGLIQLMAMSGFLIPAREGSMVSFFDEIFADIGDEQSIEQSLSTFSSHMTNIVNIIAKADIKSLALFDELGAGTDPTEGAALAVSILENLRSRGTKVVATTHYSELKGYALKTSGVENASVEFNVDTLSPTYRLIIGVPGKSNAFEISKRLGLPDYIIKSARENISKETLEFEELVQSLQEKSIKVERDARESEALKLEASKLKDKYQEKLYKLENIRENAMYEAQREAKRLIKNAKEESDVILKNMRELEKLGYSSEARQKLEEERLKIKNKLDSIEIHVEKNNETLGEKVKNVKQGEEVYLPSLNQKVIVISKPDKKGEVQVQAGIMKINVKVEDLRVSKLSAEDKKKAKIKKREMKLNLSNVSTSVDLRGMDSEEAIFTVDKYLDEACLGGLKEVTIIHGKGTGVLRKSITDMLKRHGHVKAYRLGNYGEGGSGVTVAEIK; encoded by the coding sequence ATGAATACAAAATCATTAAAAGTTTTAGAATATTATAAAATCAAAGAAAAAATTAAGGCATACACGCATACTACGGCAGGTAAAGATATTATAGACAATTTGGAGCCTTACACAAATGTTTATGAAGTAAAAGAACACTTACAAGAAACTAATGAGGCATTACTTCTTTTATCAAGAAAAGGAAGTGCCCCTTTTGAGGGAATATATGATGTCCGATCTGCGATAATAAGAGCATCAAAGGAAGCATCACTTATGCCAATGCAGCTAATACGGATAGCTCAAATGCTACGATGTGCTAGATTATTTCAGAATTATGTTGGTAATAAGACAGATGAATTGTCCTCTAGAGTTTTAGAGGATATATGTATTGGTATTGTTCCAATAAAAAAATTAGAAGATGAAATTTTTATGGCTATAATTAGTGATGAAGAAATTTCTGATAGGGCTAGTAGTTTACTTTTTAGTTTAAGAAAATCTCTAAAAGATAAAAATGCCTCTGTAAAGGATAAGGTAACTTCATTAGTTAGGACTTATGCAAGGTATCTTCAAGAAAGTCTTTACACTATAAGAGGGGATAGATACGTAATTCCCGTTAAAATAGAACATAAAGGGAGTGTTCCAGGAATTGTGCATGACCAAAGTTCTTCAGGAGCTACACTCTTTATTGAGCCAATGAGCTTAGTAAATTTAAATAATGAAATTAAGGAAATAATGCTAAAGGAAAAAGCTGAGGTTGAGAGGATTTTAGCAGAACTTTCCTATAAAATATATGAAAATATAAATATTGTTTCAAATAATGCGAATATAGTATGGGAATTAGATTTTATATTTGCAAAGGCAGGGTATGCACTGGAAATTAATGCCATTATTCCAAAGGTTAATGAAGATGGAGTAATAGATATAACTGAGGCAAGGCATCCGCTTATAGATCCAAAAGTTGTTGTACCTAGTAATATATACTTAGGAGGAGAATTTACGTCCCTTGTAATAACAGGACCAAATACAGGTGGTAAAACAGTAACATTAAAAACTGTTGGTTTAATTCAGTTAATGGCTATGAGTGGATTTTTAATCCCAGCAAGAGAAGGTTCTATGGTTAGCTTTTTTGATGAAATATTCGCAGATATAGGCGATGAGCAAAGCATAGAGCAAAGCTTATCCACCTTTTCTTCTCATATGACTAATATAGTAAATATAATTGCAAAAGCAGATATAAAATCATTAGCTCTATTTGATGAATTAGGAGCTGGTACAGATCCTACTGAAGGAGCAGCTCTTGCTGTTTCAATTCTAGAAAACTTAAGATCAAGAGGTACAAAAGTTGTTGCAACTACTCATTATAGTGAATTAAAGGGATATGCGCTAAAAACTTCAGGGGTGGAAAATGCGTCTGTAGAATTTAATGTTGACACGTTAAGCCCAACTTATAGATTAATAATAGGAGTGCCAGGTAAATCAAATGCTTTTGAAATTTCAAAAAGATTAGGACTTCCTGATTACATTATAAAAAGTGCTAGAGAAAATATTTCTAAAGAGACATTGGAATTTGAAGAATTAGTACAAAGTTTGCAAGAAAAAAGCATAAAGGTAGAGAGAGATGCTAGGGAGTCTGAGGCTTTGAAACTAGAAGCTAGCAAGTTAAAAGATAAGTACCAAGAAAAATTATATAAACTTGAAAACATAAGAGAAAATGCAATGTATGAAGCTCAAAGAGAAGCAAAGAGACTTATAAAAAATGCTAAGGAAGAGTCAGATGTTATTCTTAAAAATATGAGAGAACTAGAAAAACTAGGATATTCCTCTGAGGCAAGGCAAAAGCTTGAAGAGGAAAGACTTAAAATTAAAAATAAGCTTGATAGTATAGAGATCCATGTAGAAAAAAACAATGAGACTCTAGGAGAAAAAGTGAAAAATGTAAAACAAGGGGAAGAGGTTTATTTGCCATCTCTTAACCAAAAGGTAATTGTAATTTCAAAACCTGATAAAAAAGGTGAGGTCCAGGTTCAGGCTGGTATTATGAAGATAAATGTTAAAGTAGAGGATTTGCGTGTATCAAAGCTTTCTGCGGAAGATAAGAAAAAAGCTAAGATAAAAAAGCGAGAAATGAAACTAAATCTAAGCAATGTATCAACATCTGTAGATCTAAGAGGTATGGATTCTGAGGAGGCTATTTTTACTGTTGATAAGTACTTAGATGAAGCTTGTTTAGGCGGACTTAAAGAAGTTACCATTATTCATGGTAAGGGAACAGGAGTTTTAAGGAAGTCTATCACAGATATGCTAAAGAGGCATGGTCATGTTAAAGCATATAGATTGGGTAATTATGGGGAAGGCGGTAGTGGAGTTACAGTCGCTGAAATTAAATAA
- a CDS encoding DUF3656 domain-containing U32 family peptidase, which produces MKKIELLAPAGSMESVYAAVQMGADAIYMGGSKFSARAYASNFDEENITLAVDYCHIYGVRVYVTLNTLAKDNELKEVMEYVGFLYSIGVDALLVQDTGLIYLIRNNFPDFELHASTQMTVHNGEAALFLKKIGFKRIVLSRELSLEEIDYISNTLNVETEVFVHGALCICYSGQCLMSSIIGGRSGNRGRCAQPCRLPYTLIDKANNKEHKAYLLSPKDTCTLDSLKDIVASGTSSLKIEGRMKRAEYVAGTVEIYRRALNNIYNNNKIQKLDKDTKVLTQLFNREGFSKAYLYGNKGKDMMAYKVPKNSGIPIGIAGSDLMVTLLEDVALKDGVMFLEDGFTISKIIKDGVDVEVALKGDRVLLKPTKFKSGDFLYKITDVLLMNKLAESYSDKYRRKIGINLLIEFSVNKPLRISTNYLGRTFEMIGELVQEAINKPLDKERVIKSLSKTGDTPFLINEVTFESFQDGFMKMSSLNLVRRELVESVQNFIIEKYKRENTNTQINYNKGLALQEDNKEIEVTQEKDKIMPETLIVVSTTSQLKAATQMGFNNIAINPFMRGCTMDLNIKDVNIYIKVPNIIKGEFESVCEFIENNLCNIKGIITANLGIISRFNKRTMVIGDYKLNIFNSYAGDFYKDFLAGTCISAELNAAEIKKIAYKSSLPLQIMVYGKYELMVSEYCAIGSVFGDKSENKTCLGNCSKGSYTLKDRKGIEFSINTDKYCRSYIYNNVPVNLIPSIEEIKKNKITSFRLDFIEESYDETIEVLTNYISKEWPGDFKNYTRGHYKRGVE; this is translated from the coding sequence ATGAAGAAGATTGAATTATTAGCACCTGCTGGCAGTATGGAAAGTGTATATGCAGCAGTGCAAATGGGAGCAGACGCAATTTATATGGGAGGGAGTAAGTTCTCGGCAAGAGCTTATGCTTCTAATTTTGATGAAGAAAATATAACTCTTGCAGTAGATTATTGCCATATTTATGGGGTACGCGTATATGTTACTTTAAATACGCTAGCAAAGGATAATGAATTAAAAGAAGTTATGGAGTATGTAGGATTTTTATATAGCATTGGAGTTGATGCCTTGCTTGTCCAAGATACTGGGTTAATATATTTGATAAGAAACAATTTTCCGGATTTTGAATTGCATGCGTCAACGCAAATGACTGTTCACAATGGAGAAGCTGCCTTATTTTTAAAGAAGATTGGGTTTAAAAGAATAGTTTTGTCAAGGGAGCTTAGTTTAGAAGAAATTGATTATATATCTAATACTTTAAATGTGGAAACAGAAGTTTTTGTTCATGGAGCTTTATGTATATGTTATTCAGGACAGTGTCTTATGAGTAGCATTATTGGCGGTAGAAGTGGAAATAGAGGCAGATGTGCCCAACCATGTAGATTACCATATACGCTGATAGATAAGGCTAATAACAAAGAACATAAAGCATATCTTTTAAGCCCTAAGGATACTTGCACACTAGATAGTTTAAAAGACATAGTTGCAAGTGGTACATCCTCACTTAAAATTGAAGGAAGAATGAAAAGAGCAGAATATGTTGCAGGTACAGTGGAAATATATAGACGTGCGCTTAATAATATTTATAATAATAATAAGATACAAAAATTAGATAAGGATACTAAAGTCTTAACTCAATTATTTAACAGAGAAGGATTTTCAAAGGCGTATTTGTATGGTAATAAAGGAAAAGATATGATGGCATACAAAGTTCCTAAAAATTCTGGAATTCCAATTGGTATAGCCGGAAGTGATTTAATGGTAACACTTTTAGAAGATGTTGCTTTAAAAGATGGTGTAATGTTCCTTGAGGATGGCTTTACAATATCTAAAATTATAAAGGATGGAGTAGATGTAGAAGTTGCACTAAAAGGTGATAGGGTTTTATTAAAACCAACTAAATTTAAATCTGGAGACTTCTTATATAAAATAACAGATGTTTTATTAATGAATAAGCTCGCAGAAAGTTATAGTGATAAATATAGAAGGAAAATTGGAATAAATCTTTTAATAGAATTTAGTGTGAATAAACCTCTAAGAATTAGTACGAATTATCTTGGTAGAACTTTTGAAATGATAGGAGAACTTGTTCAAGAAGCGATAAATAAGCCACTAGATAAAGAACGAGTAATTAAGAGTTTATCCAAAACAGGGGATACACCTTTTTTAATAAATGAGGTGACTTTTGAAAGCTTCCAGGATGGATTTATGAAAATGTCCTCATTAAATTTAGTAAGGCGAGAATTAGTGGAGTCTGTGCAAAATTTTATAATAGAAAAATATAAACGAGAGAATACTAATACACAGATTAATTATAATAAAGGACTTGCACTACAAGAAGATAATAAAGAGATAGAAGTAACACAGGAAAAAGATAAAATCATGCCTGAAACTCTCATTGTAGTTTCAACGACTTCGCAATTAAAGGCTGCAACACAAATGGGATTTAATAATATTGCTATAAATCCTTTTATGCGTGGATGCACAATGGACCTAAATATAAAGGATGTAAATATTTACATTAAGGTTCCTAATATTATTAAGGGTGAATTTGAAAGTGTTTGTGAGTTTATAGAAAATAATCTATGTAATATAAAAGGTATTATAACTGCTAATTTAGGAATAATTAGTAGATTTAATAAAAGAACAATGGTTATTGGTGATTATAAATTAAATATTTTTAATAGTTATGCAGGAGATTTTTATAAAGATTTCCTTGCTGGAACTTGTATTAGTGCTGAATTAAATGCAGCAGAAATAAAAAAAATTGCATATAAAAGTTCGCTTCCACTTCAAATTATGGTATACGGAAAATATGAACTTATGGTTAGCGAGTATTGCGCTATTGGTAGCGTTTTTGGCGACAAGAGTGAAAATAAAACTTGCCTAGGTAATTGTAGTAAAGGATCTTATACACTTAAAGATAGAAAAGGTATAGAGTTTAGTATAAATACTGACAAATATTGTAGAAGTTATATCTACAATAATGTTCCTGTTAACTTGATACCTAGTATTGAGGAAATTAAAAAGAATAAAATTACTTCATTTAGATTAGATTTTATAGAAGAAAGTTATGATGAAACTATTGAAGTTCTTACAAATTATATTAGCAAAGAGTGGCCAGGAGATTTTAAAAATTATACAAGAGGTCATTATAAAAGAGGCGTTGAATAA